In the genome of marine bacterium B5-7, one region contains:
- the mccB gene encoding methylcrotonoyl-CoA carboxylase, with protein sequence MAVLKSSLSNNTPDFQANTAAMQTLVDDLNVKVALIAKGGGDAKQARHQSRGKLLVRDRIQALLDPGSPFLECSQLAAHNMYGDNIACAGIITGIGRVNGIECMIIANDATVKGGTYYPMTIKKHLRAQEIAEQNHLPCIYLVDSGGAFLPLQDEVFPDKEHFGRIFYNQANMSAKNIPQIAVVMGSCTAGGAYVPAMADESIIVKEQGTIFLGGPPLVKAATGEEVSAEDLGGADIHCKTSGVADHYAIDDHHALQLARDAVSRLNRKKKHDLVLQTPCDPLHEKKELYGVIPTDARKPFDIREIILRVVDGSEFSEFKALYGTTLVCGFANIHGFPVGIIANNGILFSESALKGTHFIELCCQRKIPLVFLQNITGFMVGSKYEANGIAKNGAKLVTAVACAKVPKFTMVVGGSFGAGNYAMCGRAYNPRFMWLWPNARISVMGGEQAATVLSLLQAEKQQRAGKKWTAADEKAFKQPILDSYEEKGHPYYASARLWDDGIIDPQDTRRVLALAISASLNAPIQDTETGVIRM encoded by the coding sequence ATGGCCGTACTAAAATCATCCCTAAGCAATAACACCCCGGACTTCCAAGCTAACACCGCGGCGATGCAAACCCTCGTCGACGATCTCAACGTAAAAGTCGCTTTGATTGCAAAAGGTGGTGGTGATGCAAAACAAGCACGTCATCAATCCCGCGGAAAACTGTTAGTGCGTGATCGCATACAAGCATTACTCGATCCAGGCTCACCCTTTTTAGAATGTTCGCAACTAGCCGCGCACAATATGTATGGCGATAACATTGCGTGTGCGGGCATCATCACCGGCATTGGTCGTGTGAATGGGATTGAATGTATGATCATCGCAAACGATGCCACCGTCAAAGGCGGCACTTACTATCCGATGACCATCAAAAAACATTTGCGCGCGCAAGAAATCGCTGAACAAAACCACCTACCCTGTATTTACTTGGTCGATTCTGGCGGCGCGTTCTTACCCCTACAAGATGAAGTATTTCCCGATAAAGAACACTTCGGCCGCATCTTCTATAACCAAGCCAATATGTCTGCCAAAAATATTCCGCAAATTGCGGTGGTGATGGGCTCTTGCACTGCCGGTGGTGCTTATGTGCCTGCGATGGCAGACGAATCCATCATCGTCAAAGAACAAGGGACCATCTTTCTCGGTGGTCCGCCCTTAGTAAAAGCCGCAACAGGCGAAGAAGTCAGTGCGGAAGATCTCGGCGGTGCCGATATACATTGTAAAACGTCTGGTGTTGCCGATCACTATGCGATTGATGATCATCATGCATTACAACTCGCACGTGACGCAGTTTCCCGTTTAAACCGAAAAAAGAAACACGATTTAGTTTTACAAACACCCTGCGATCCACTGCATGAAAAAAAAGAATTGTATGGCGTCATCCCTACCGATGCACGCAAGCCCTTCGACATCCGAGAAATTATACTGCGTGTTGTCGATGGGTCTGAATTCTCTGAATTTAAAGCCTTATACGGCACCACATTAGTCTGTGGCTTTGCCAATATTCACGGTTTTCCCGTGGGCATTATCGCCAACAACGGCATCTTATTTTCTGAGTCTGCTTTAAAAGGTACACACTTTATTGAATTATGCTGTCAACGTAAAATTCCCTTGGTGTTTTTACAAAACATTACAGGTTTTATGGTGGGCTCAAAATACGAAGCCAACGGTATTGCAAAAAATGGGGCAAAGCTTGTCACGGCAGTTGCCTGCGCGAAAGTGCCTAAATTTACCATGGTGGTAGGCGGTAGTTTCGGCGCAGGAAATTACGCCATGTGTGGTCGTGCGTATAATCCACGCTTTATGTGGCTATGGCCGAATGCCCGTATTTCTGTCATGGGTGGAGAACAAGCCGCAACCGTTTTATCGCTACTCCAAGCAGAAAAACAGCAACGTGCTGGCAAGAAATGGACAGCGGCAGATGAAAAAGCCTTTAAGCAGCCCATTCTAGATAGCTACGAAGAAAAAGGGCATCCCTACTACGCTAGCGCACGCTTATGGGATGATGGTATCATCGATCCTCAAGACACGCGCCGTGTGTTGGCCTTGGCCATTTCTGCGAGTTTGAATGCGCCAATCCAGGACACAGAAACTGGTGTAATACGGATGTAG